The following nucleotide sequence is from Psychroserpens sp. Hel_I_66.
ATCAGGAATATCCTTTATCACCAAAGCAATAGAATCTGCCTCATTATATGCAGGAATGATAACTTTTATATTGGTCATTTAAGGTTTTTTAGGCTAGTTTGTTTTTAATGAATACATACTTGCTCCACTATTAATTTTTTTACTTCGGAAGGTGTAAGCCAAAGACCTACCTCTCATTTTCAAACAAGAGGCAATATCTGGTTTTTCTTTTTTTTCTGAAAATTGAATACTGAATATTATTTCTGATTCACCAAATCCATCAAATCCACATCGTTTCCTAACAAGATGTCGTTTGAGTTGATACGACCTTTCATGTTATCATTTTCTAATTTTAGAACTCCTCTTGGGCAAACTGCAGAGCAAATGCCACATCCAACACAACTAGAGCGCACAATATTTTCACCTTTTTGAGCATAGGCACGAACATCGATTCCCATTTCGCAGTAGGTTGAGCAGTTTCCGCAGGAGATGCATTGTCCGCCATTTGTTGTAATTCTAAAACGAGAAAACAAACGTTGTTGAAAACCTAAAATTGCTGCCATTGGGCAACCAAATCTGCACCACACACGATTTCCGAAGATAGGATAAAAGCCAGTACCAATTACTCCAGAGAAAATAGCACCAATTAAAAAGCCATAAAATTGACGCAGTGATTCTGCTTTGACTAAAAATAAATTAGAACCATTAAAATAATGCATACCAATAAGTACCATAATGATCACGAAGTATCCAATCGCACCATATTTTGCATCCTTAGCCAATTGCTCGTGTTTAAAAATCATGACCAATGCGAAAACTACAGTCAATAAAACAGCGACACTCATTAGAAATGTATTTTTAGTAAGCCAGTATTTACTGGAGTCATCTCCCAAATAAGAATAAACAACAGCAGTTGTCATTAACGTAACAAAAACTACAACGCTATGCACCACCCAACGTTCAATTTTCCATGCCACTTGGCGTTTATCACTCAAATGTCTAAATGAATCTCCAGCAGTCTCTGCTAAACCACCACAACCGCAAACCCAAGAGCAGTACCAGCGTTTACCATATTTAAAGGTTAAAATTGGTGTGATGACAAAAATGGATAGGATACCAAAAATTAAGAGTGCCAAACCAATATCTCCAGCTTCAATCATTGAATTGACACGATATTGCTCAAAATTATAATAGTTGAGAGGCCATATATTTTTAAGATCATAATATGGTAAGCTAAACGAGTCTGAATTTAATCGAGCCATAAACTCTGGAATCAAAAACGCAAATGCCAGTTGAAAAAACATCACTGAAAACGTACGCAAACGCTCATAGCGATTATGACGATATTTTAATAAAAACTTATAACCAAAAGCTAAAATAGCAATAGTATAGAGCGTACCATAAACAAACCATTGGCTTGCTTGACCACCATTTAGTAATCTGCTTAAAGGATCAAAAAGCGCCACCAAACCTGTGTTTGCTGCACCGTCAACTCCCAGTCCCAGCCACTCGGCTTTGAAATACAACAAAATATAAAAACCTGTAAAGGCAATTCCCGAAATCCATGCCCACAGTCCGCGAGAGGAAATAGATTTAAACATCACACCATCATTTTTGATGCCTTCCAATTTTCCTAAATACATATCATTGGCAAATACAATCACACCAACCGAAATCATAATTAGTGATAGAGCTAAAAAAACAGGTTTATTGGGGAAGTTGACATTGCACGTTGCTAAAACAAGAATAAACAGACCTATAAGTCCAATGGCTGTTGATATTCTCTGCTTTAATGTAAGATCAAACGCCTCTGGTTTGGTCAATGACATGCTTGGTTTTGGTGAATTCATATATTTCTTTATTTCTGCGGAAAGATTTTTAAAACGTTGAAGGTTCTAAATTTTTCTTATAAGTTGCTAATATTTCCTTTTCATAATGCGTATAAAACTCAGGATCAAAATTTGCTGATTTTAGGTGCTGCATTACATAATCCACATCCCGTTTTTCTGTAAGCCATTTGTCAAACACCTCGTGTTTCATTCGTATTCCAAAAGTGTTGATGCCTAAAAATTCATTGGTTTGCTTATGATAGGCAATCGTTATGCATTTGGTATCGTCCTCGTGTTTCCAATGAAAATGTTGTTCATAATCAGGTCTTCCTTTTCTGCCAAAAACCCAACCATAGGTTTGATATTCTATGTCTAAAAATTTAGCTGAGTTGAACCAATGGCCTGGTTTGTAAGCGAGACGATTTCCGCAGATAGTTTGCGCAAGCGTTTCTCCCATCATGCGACCTGTGTACCAAACCGCTTCAATAGGTCTGCGATTGCCAATAGGCTCTTGCTGCTCTGCACAATCGCCAATGGCATATACATCTTTGATATTTGTTTCTAAAAAAGCATTGACTTTTACGCCTTTATC
It contains:
- a CDS encoding 4Fe-4S binding protein, yielding MNSPKPSMSLTKPEAFDLTLKQRISTAIGLIGLFILVLATCNVNFPNKPVFLALSLIMISVGVIVFANDMYLGKLEGIKNDGVMFKSISSRGLWAWISGIAFTGFYILLYFKAEWLGLGVDGAANTGLVALFDPLSRLLNGGQASQWFVYGTLYTIAILAFGYKFLLKYRHNRYERLRTFSVMFFQLAFAFLIPEFMARLNSDSFSLPYYDLKNIWPLNYYNFEQYRVNSMIEAGDIGLALLIFGILSIFVITPILTFKYGKRWYCSWVCGCGGLAETAGDSFRHLSDKRQVAWKIERWVVHSVVVFVTLMTTAVVYSYLGDDSSKYWLTKNTFLMSVAVLLTVVFALVMIFKHEQLAKDAKYGAIGYFVIIMVLIGMHYFNGSNLFLVKAESLRQFYGFLIGAIFSGVIGTGFYPIFGNRVWCRFGCPMAAILGFQQRLFSRFRITTNGGQCISCGNCSTYCEMGIDVRAYAQKGENIVRSSCVGCGICSAVCPRGVLKLENDNMKGRINSNDILLGNDVDLMDLVNQK